The following proteins are co-located in the Leptodactylus fuscus isolate aLepFus1 chromosome 8, aLepFus1.hap2, whole genome shotgun sequence genome:
- the IGFBP2 gene encoding insulin-like growth factor-binding protein 2 translates to MHHPGHLLLLLASMCAPSSAEVLFRCPQCTPERLAACPAASSRPPCLELVRAPGCGCCSVCARLEGESCGVYTARCAGGLRCYPNPGSELPLQALVQGQGTCAKRRDADYGASQERLTDLPEERSENMFVENNLDAGPMVTDILPRRPVRPPVKEDAVNRGRASDHHRSKVNKPHDEKKNPRQPTPRSLCQQQLDQVLERISAMNLPDERGPLEHLYALHIPNCDKNGLFNLKQCKMSLNGQRGECWCVNPNTGKMIPGAPMIRGDPECHLYYPSTEEERKQRAQ, encoded by the exons ATGCATCACCCCGGGCACCTGCTGCTATTGCTGGCTTCCATGTGCGCCCCATCCAGCGCTGAGGTCCTGTTCCGCTGCCCACAGTGCACCCCGGAGCGCCTGGCCGCCTGCCCCGCCGCTTCTTCCCGGCCCCCGTGTTTGGAGCTGGTGCGAGCTCCGGGCTGTGGCTGCTGCTCGGTCTGTGCCCGGCTGGAGGGTGAATCGTGCGGGGTGTACACTGCACGCTGCGCCGGAGGATTGCGCTGTTACCCCAACCCTGGCTCAGAGCTCCCCCTGCAGGCGCTGGTGCAGGGGCAGGGGACGTGCGCCAAGAGGAGGGACGCCGACTACGGGGCCAGCCAGGAACGACTAACAG ATCTTCCGGAGGAGCGCTCAGAGAACATGTTCGTGGAAAACAACTTGGATGCAGGGCCGATGGTCACCGATATTTTGCCAAGAAGACCGGTGAGACCTCCAGTAAAGGAAGATGCTGTAAACCGTGGCAGAGCCAGCGATCATCATCGATCAAAAGTCAACAAACCTCATGATGAGAAGAAGAACCCAAGACAGCCAACTCCAAGG AGTCTCTGCCAGCAGCAGCTGGACCAGGTCCTGGAGAGGATTTCAGCCATGAACCTTCCAGATGAGAGGGGTCCGCTGGAGCATCTCTACGCTCTGCATATCCCAAACTGCGACAAGAATGGTCTATTCAATCTTAAACAG TGTAAGATGTCCCTGAATGGTCAGCGAGGAGAATGCTGGTGTGTCAACCCTAATACTGGCAAGATGATTCCTGGAGCCCCCATGATTCGAGGAGACCCCGAGTGCCACCTCTATTATCCAAGCACTGAGGAGGAACGCAAGCAGCGCGCCCAGTAA